The following nucleotide sequence is from Nymphalis io chromosome Z, ilAglIoxx1.1, whole genome shotgun sequence.
ATTTCGATCACTCTTAAATGTAATAGCGAAATCGATGCATTGTCTGATTTTTACTCATTTCTTagttaatttcttaaattaatatttaaagcataTATTATTGAGTAAATTGATTGTGTGAAACACTCTATTCTGCTTTGAATCAGTCTCATCAATGTCCAAGATGGTCAACCAGCTGCAGACTCCGCAGGACTCCCAGGAGCTTAGAAGCCAATTGtaagtttctatatataattaaaaataatattatattttcattgttcACTGACTGACTGAATGATAATTAGTTCTTTAtactttatgttttaaatattttgataagtgTAATTGATATGACATGAACAGCAttcaatagtatataaatacaataaataacaaacatacacTTTTCACTATAAAAACGTTAATTGAAAAAGAATAGGCAAAAAATCTTATCctgcatattaaataattggtcctatttacttatttttatacttcctttaaactttgaaatttttatatatgtatgtactaatTTTAtgccaatttttttatataatttgtttttttttcaatatttgcattggcaattaattaattatggcaAATTACTGTGTTTGTATTCATGTGATCACCGCTGGTGTAATATCATTCATTTATGGAATCAATTTCACACAGACgccaaatacaaaattatactcaGAAGCTGGCAAAAGATACTTCTTCAATGATTATGGAGCTGATGAAGCTTAGAACTGATGTACCGGCGAACATGCTCACTCGAGATCGCCTCAGTGATGAGTACATGACCACTCTGAATGCATTCCAGGTGAGTTTTATAAAACCAATGCCACAGTGATTCAAAAATGATAGTATAATGGAAATGATTAGTATAATGGAAATAGTATGAAAATTCTATcaacaatttaatttacattcttCTCTTCTGTATTAATTTGGTCGGACTCAGTTGTTTTTACaaactattacatatttttttcttatcgtAAGCATACAATAGTGCAGTGGGTTCAAGTTAGTTAATGTCAGTCTTTGCTAGCATTTAAGTAATACAACTAAGTATGAAGTCCATTTAATGTTAAGAGCAATACATGGGACTTGGGAAAACAAGCTTTATGATCTACCAACTTAAAGGGTTTACTGTTGTTAGCCATTGTCCACTTCTACCTCTACCACCTTTTTTATCAGAGCAGCTCTGTCTTACATAAGTATTGTCATTCTTGTCTTTCAAATCAACCTTGTAAAGTTTTTACACACTGactgttaattatatacaagtaaAGCTGGAATGCAGGTAAGAAGGGCTTGGAAGTTGTTCAAAATGATTGATTATCTTGTGTGACTGTAAAATCCAATTTATGCAAAATATTGAAACTACATATTGCGTTTGAATTTAAGTCAATTGATTGTTTATTAATGTCTCATTTAAAGTTCGTGACTCACTAATTCGTACAAATATTCAGttggaaataataaaaagtgaatttttatttgacaataatTTTGACAACTAACAAATTACTATATTTAGTATGCTACAGTACACAGTGCAGAAGTAGAGAGGTGTGCTTATTATGCACAGCTTTTCACAGCTTACTAGGTCGCGTGAATCTATCTTAAAAATGACCCCGGCACCAAATTGTTTAAGATGAGGTTGAATGAAAGTTCATAAAAAGAGTGTAAATTCttatctgtaaaatataattaatgtttgtataGACTTGAAATAATTCTATTTAGATTAAAACAACTCTGGCAttaggtattaaaatattttcataattaaccttaattattttttgttgtcgcttatataattataacataaaatgtaaaaacttcGCGGTTACAGTTTACTGATAACATTTGATgtcagaattatatttattaaaatcaaacaaaGTTAATAACCAATTAGTTGAAACGAATGGGCTGAAGTCACGCAGAATGCATCTTGctcgtatattaaattattataggtTTTAAATTTGTGCGaaattgttatgtaatatatagagatttattaaagtaatattttaacttaatataatatttattatcagtcATAGTCACTTCGCACTATTTCACTCGTAGAAAGTTAGCAATTAATTCGTTGTTGTAATGGCTGGCTTACGCGACTTGAAAATAAATACGATTCGAGCAGTAACATTGACCGTTGACGTTGTAAGAATAATGAAGAACTAACGTCATACGTTAATGATAAACGGTAAAGAGAATTGTTAACGtttgattatttatcaataaataaaatataaaggtcgGGAAAATAAAACACAACATGATTATTAAAAAGTCATTTCGTTATTACAATAGGAATATAGTACGGAACACTACTACACACCACTATAAGGTAATGATAATTGTGGGTCAGGTAGCCAACACTCGCCAACACTCGCCAACACTCGCCAACACTCGCCAACACTCGCCGGTCTACCCGCAGTAGTCGTAAACGGTAAGCTATCTGGAGACCTGtctctattattataaaaggcaTTTGCCATCCAAATTGAACGTTAACAAAGTCTAGCGGCTCCTCTGGTATTATCGTAATCAATATCGAAATGTATTTGTTAAAGTATGTTACATCTCATTGCAGACGACGCAGCGGGCGGCGGCGCAGAAGACGAAAGACGATGTGCGGAAAGTGAAGGCGCAAACTATCAACATCGGCGACCCGTTCGCCATCGGCGGTCAGTACCCATTAGTCACTAGCAGCTGCTGGCAAACGACGATTTTCTTTGTCGTTGAGTAAATGGTTACACTTTGTATGTTTTCGAGGGTCACGTCGATTTAAACAAAACCACGTTCTGGTTTTTTAATCAGAAGTTTTTAGTAACAGAAATATTATCTGATAATGTTTTAGGAGCTCCGGTGACTGCGCTGATTAATTGAAATTACCACGTTCCATAGAACACGTGACTTGTAAGATATAACGTTGTATTTGAACGATATTCACGTTACCGAGTTTGATTTTTCTAGAACGTGGACTCACACAGTCGCAGCGCGATGAATATATGAGTGTGTGGGTGTTGCAGGCGGAGCCAAGGATGGGATGGAGCAGGGCGAGGCGAGTCGAAAGCAGGAGCAGGTGACGATGCAGTCGCAGCGCGAGCTACAGCAGCTGGAGGAGCGCGAGCGTGACATACGACAGCTCGAGGTGAACTGGCGTTACAGCGCTTGTCTTGCACGTTACATACAGGAAGGGGGGCGCCCTATTGCCGGCGGGCGTCGGGTTTAGATGTCGACCGATAGCAGCGCCCCGCCACAGACGTCGTTCGGTCATTCGGCGCGTTCACCTGAACAACATTCCGCACGTTTGGAAAGCCGACTAAGTCACTCAGTACTCCCTAAGTCTATTAGGAATTAAACTGACCGACGGACAAAATCGTATCGCATCATTCACGTAGGCTGGTATTAGCTATATGGGACACAACTTCTTGAATCGAATCACCTGACAGAGGATAATATGTAAAGGCAGTTAAAATATTGTCACCAGTTCCAGAGGACCGACTGACGCTCTTCAGAATTCATCTTTCAGCTCAGAACGGGCCACTTTTCAGTTTGTGACGGTGGTTCCTAGTTGCCGCACTCGTTGTGACGCTGTAGTGCCCGAGCTCGCTGCTGTCgtctttttataatacttgaCATCAAATGCCTCAGAtccttgaaatatattttacacataaaacAGTTCACTTCTTTAGTAGATATTTTTCGTTTCGTTTGAGCATCTGGGAACTAGAGATCCGCGTGTTACAGTCGGTGACAATAACGCTGCTGCGAGTTGTAACCGACGGACTGCACTGCGCCCTGAGACACATCATCGTTATTATTTTCAGAATGTAATCTTAACATTATTTTGATCGCAATATCTGGACGCGATCTTTTTATTCCGAGATGCGCTATCAtcgaaaaagtaattaatattgtaatatccTTGAGCACACCAACGTTCCCTACCGATGCAATTGTATAACTTTGTTCGCACTCTGGGAGCCTGCTGGACCAGTGGACCACACCATCGCCGCCGCTACTGCGCGACAATGTGCGCTGTGGCGATGGTGTGCTAGCTGACGCTTGTTCCTACTCACATACACGACATTACCCAATGTATATTATCTTCTTAATGAATCTACTGCCCAGGTTAATAAATTGTCGCATACTGTGGAAATAACCAAAGAACTCCACGCAGGCCCCGTGTACGTATGTGTGATGTGTCGCGTGTCGTGTTCCAGAGCGACATAATGGACGTGAACCAGATCTTCAAGGAGCTCGGCACGATGATCCACGAGCAGGGTGCGGTGGTGGAATCCATCGAGTCCAACGTCGAGTGCGCGTCGCATAACGTGGAGGCGGCTGCGCACGAGTTGTCACATGCCGCTAATTACAAGGTACGTACTTAGTCTTACTCTTCTTTCAGTACTAGCGTTTTGATAACTTCAGGAGAAGGCAGACGACACAACCAGCATAGTATGTGTCACCATGGCCGACGCACGCCGTTAGTCCGGCAAGCCTGTAGCTAAACTGGCTAAAGCGCCCTTCAGCGCGCGGCACGTGACACGACGTACTGCTCGTTTACGCTCGTATAACAAGtatattcgaataaaataataagcgtTTGTAACGCTAACTAACGAAACGATCAACGAGCTTCTTGCTGGTTACAAGTGGGAGACTTTATTTAGTACGTGTAAGACAAAGTGACCGACGTCTTTTACACTAACGCAGTGTatgagtaatataatataatcgagAAATATATCccaaagaaaaaagtaaaaaagaagCGCCTTATCCAGTGTGGTTTtcgaaaaacttaataaaaagacTGGCGGAGAAAGTATATGATattgatttcaatttattaagaagcagatgtgaaattttaaataatacagaccataacatttatttagatAGGGTGgagtacaatattaaaaaaaaacaatacttttacatttacttaaaaaaaactgcgCTGATGACTTAATGGTGTGTAGCGGCTGGATTGAATCGTACTTGATGGGCTGTTTACTGCGACTTCAGGAaaccacatttttttaaacgactGCCAACTAAGTATTTAGTGTTTCAAACACtatcaatttcaattatatgCTCTAgatcttaaaatatacaaaaggaTAAATGATGTCAATGGCTATTAATATCCAATAGATTTAGACAGTCTTTCGGTATGGTGTGACCATTActaattagttaaaattttatagaagGTCCTCTACCAAAATAACACCGTTTATCTCAATGATTTCTTACCATTGAGTTACACAGTGTCAGTTTGAAGCGACTCGACTCTTGTTCGGTCGCGTCGAGTCCTCACtatcaattacataataatacaaattacataaaagaatacaaaataaatgtttacgtCACTGGGCTTACAAAGATAATGTTTTCAAACAGATTGAAAGTTATAAAGATCGGCTAAAGTTCACTATCAAATCGTAGAGACTTGATTGATGTATGTTTCTTGTACAGTATTCTAAATGGAGGTATGACGTCAAGCAAGCCCGACGTGCGGTCTAACTCGTACGATGTGTCAAATAGTGCACGCAATGCAAACGTCATCTATCCTTCGTATAGACAAATAAATGATTtgccattatttatatttcagaacAAGCTGAGGAAGAAGAAAGTGTACCTGACGCTCATcctcattataattatatcgatAATATTAATCATCATCTTCCACAACTGAACGGAATGGAACGGGACGGGAAGGGACGGGACGGAACGCCTCTCACGTCACGCAGCCCGCCGTACCGTCGCGTACGCTTCATCATATTATCGTCTACAATACGCATTGAGTACTAAactatcatatataaaaaaattgttattattcacTCGAGTGAAtgtataattaatcattaaaacgtaagatttaattatataaatgaattattgagTGTTTGTGTctgtgtataattataatataatatgttcaacagttttttaaattttatatacaaactacATCAGAGCAACACCTGTGCTCACCGAGCTCATAGTCATAGTCTAATGATACTGTTTGTTTGATAACAGATTAACATCGTTTCATTAATGAACTAAGTTGCGTGCTATGTTTCGAAATGAATCTGACGCCCGACCCGCTCGTGCCGTCCGACAGGCGGAGTCCGGGGGGCGCGCGGGGGGAGAGTGTTACAagtgctaatattttcattcatgTTGTCGAGTGTAGACTTGTTGATTGCTTGCACGCCTCGCCTCGACCACGTCTCCCGCACGACGGGCCGAGTGCTCTCCTCGCACCGCACTCGTTCCGATATTTGTGTACATTTACGTAGTTAAGTGTCGTTTTGTATCATACATTGTGCACTTGCGACTTGGCGTTGCGTGAAATACTAACAGCGCTAgagttattatgtaatataatatatttattataatagagaGCCTATTctaagataaatatatgtatgtagtaaatATGACGACGAAACTTGGGCTTAAGTAACCCACCCCGAGTACTCGGCGACACTTGAGTTACCAAAGTTCAATTTGGttcatataaactttaaattgtgAACTCAACTTGTATAAACAAATGTAACGGGATTGAATAAGTATCGCCGTCTCTCTCTCGCGCGTAAAATTAAAACGATTAGCGCGTCACTTGGTCTGAAGAGTACAACAATAACACAACAGAACGAACGCCAATGTACATGTAAATAAGTGTTtgagatttttatatagaatgggAGTATTAGTTCAGCGAGTGGACGCGGTGCGGAGGGACCTGGCGCGGGCGTCGCTGGGTGttgcttattaatatattttgatgttaaCGAGGAACGCGTAGTTCGGCTCGAGGCAACTGTTTAGTTACAATAAGCGTACTCGTAACCGACGAGAGTGATATGATTTGCTTAACGAAATTAATTCAAACGTAATACTAACAGTAGTAATAATCAGCATTTATTTACGATACTACTGCACTAATAATAGGAAGTCATGACGTGCAAGCCGTCCGCCCGTGTCTCATGTTGTTTATTTCAGTGACTGCAATTTATATCGATTTGAAGTCTTATCTAttggattaatttaaaataaaacgaagcaACACACAACAAGTAAGTCTGTCTGAATATCGACGTTTAGCAGGCTGCCTCTCAACGCAGACCGTCGCGAGTGCTGACCGTGTGAAATATACTTCTCGGCAGACGTCGCTCCATGTGCGATGTTAATATATAGCGACGCAGTgaccaaatattatatatacaaatgtcaACCGCTTGTGacgttgttataatataaaccatCATTATCGGCTATGAGGTTAGGAGGTATGAGGAGGCATTTGTACTTAAGTGTAAGTAAGTATCTTCAATATATGAACTAAACGAAGTGTCGAACgtgaaataatataagatacATGTTGCTTctaacaatatacattattacaaagtatattatataagttatgaGTACAAATATATCGAAGAAATTTTAGATTTATGACAAATAGTTCACAAGGTACCGGAATAGCGTATTAATAGTGTCGGTCGGGCCGTTGGCGTCACGAGCGCTCCGCCGCGGCTTGTGTGGTCGACTCCATGAGTTACTAATAGCGTTGGGATGACCGGAAATTGCACTCAAGTGATGTACTACTCACCGGCTGGAATGTTGACGTCGCTAACGATCAATCTATAAATTCGTCTCTCGTTTCAAAGCTAGAACTTGCCTCTATCCCGCTGGCTCAATtgcaatgtaaatattttttaaaactagtaataatttgttaatgcCACGTGGACACCGAGTGTTAATGGTGGTTAgacaattaattgattaaatgtGATGTATTGGGATCGTTGTAGTTCGTTGCCCTCGTCGTACCCGTGACGCGCCTTACTATCTTAAACGTTGGTCGCTCTCCGATCAGCTGGAATCGTgtacttgttttatatatattatcgtgGTGCGGGCTGTTCATTAGATTCTTTGATATTAATTAGCGGTACCGGCCTACTCGTATCTGTATTAAGTCACTCTGCGCGAGTACGTGCGTTCGAAATGTTTACGGCCGCTGATCGCGCGCCCGGTAGCGGTGTATTGTTCGACAGAAGACGAATGAATCCACTCCAACGTGTATACTGTATTGCGTATCCAATACATAACCCTTAAAATGCTCCCATGAGGCGTCGGTCATCAACTATTTGAGCTGCGGCCCCACTGGGCGAGCAGACGGCAGGGTAGACTCGTTGTTATTTCATACGTATCGTTATCCCCTAGTGCGCATGCGAGGAGACCGTTAGGGTAGATGTACATGTACTGATAAAAAAGTTTCAGAGGTCGCATCTCGTTCAGTAGTCGCGGCTCTTCAATTGGCGAAGCTTGTTCGCGCGTTTGTGTGAACTTTGAGCAAATATATCAAACACGTGACGCCAATCGCTGGGCCACTGGTAAGGTACTCACGTCCACGCTCGGCCCGTGCGGCTCTTGTTGTAGTGTGGCGCGGACCTGTTTGCGGGCTCGGTCAGTTCCATATGTAGATGACGTCTTTGCAATATTTGCGAGTACACCAAATATACCTTCAAACGGAGCGGTATCGCTACGCGAACACGCGAGCCAAGTGAAGCACCGTCTTTAGAGGTATCATACGATATTAACGTAGTGCTAGGTGATATGTACTTAATAGACACACAGTGATCTACACTGACACACACGCGTGTGTcacctattatttataattgtctgTGTGTTTGTTTAAGCTAAAAGTTAACTTTATACATGAAGTGCTTGTTATCTCGAAAACATATTTGCCATATTATTGGTTTTCTCCTGTGTGTGTTGTGAATAAAGATGGTGATGTGATTGTATTTGgaattgttaaatgtttatggtTAAAGCTGAACATTTTATATGACAACATATTACATGTATGACGTGAGTATTGTTTGTGACATGAACACGCGACGACGCGGTACGCGGCAGGAGTTCACTCGTGTAGCGCAGGCACGATGTTATCGCTTGAGAGAACACAAACACGCACAGACAGATACTCacgacataatattataacaatacgtaaatgtattatttttatctttagacagttcaattgaaatgttttttaaactgTTGTATAACAGCACGGCGCCGACTCGCTAATTGTCGACGCGCGACGACGCTCGTGCTGTGATCCGATCAATCCGATCGTGCTATCGCGATGGGGACGGCTTGCAATTTGAAATAGCGTCGAACAATTAGCGAGCCCCCTGTGAGTTTGAAAATTAGATAAATGTAAGATATAatagtgttttttatatttaaatgttacgttTAATGCGCTCTGTTGTATTTGTGCTACGGGAGCGACAGTGAGATGATATATAGCAATAACAcctgataaatatataactgcGAAGTATGTTTACAGTAGTTTCGTGTAttaccttatattatatttactcgtTTGACCGTTCACGCTCACAGTCACTCGTGTCACGTGATCGAACATTATATAATCATTGGTGAAttgatatattgtatatatatatatatatatgaatgaatttatGACATAacacatattttgtatattagcatacgatttataaatatatccgtTGTATCATAGCAATATCGCTGTATTATTTGAAACGTTACAATGGGGGAACTTGTCTTAAAATAAAACgccattaattataaaatcacatTTTATTATACTCATAATGAAGTGACACaagttaacataat
It contains:
- the LOC126780363 gene encoding syntaxin-7, with amino-acid sequence MESSYQGGVAFEDNDNFQRLSQTIASNIKKISQNVSSMSKMVNQLQTPQDSQELRSQLRQIQNYTQKLAKDTSSMIMELMKLRTDVPANMLTRDRLSDEYMTTLNAFQTTQRAAAQKTKDDVRKVKAQTINIGDPFAIGGGAKDGMEQGEASRKQEQVTMQSQRELQQLEERERDIRQLESDIMDVNQIFKELGTMIHEQGAVVESIESNVECASHNVEAAAHELSHAANYKNKLRKKKVYLTLILIIIISIILIIIFHN